Proteins encoded in a region of the Orcinus orca chromosome X, mOrcOrc1.1, whole genome shotgun sequence genome:
- the SLC38A5 gene encoding sodium-coupled neutral amino acid transporter 5 isoform X4, with the protein MELQDPKMNGALPGGAVDYRQEHEGFLPSHSPSPGRKPAQFMDFEGKTSFGMSVFNLSNAIMGSGILGLAYAMAHTGVLFFLALLLCIALLSSYSIHLLLTCAGVVGIRAYEQLGQRALGPAGKVVVAAVICLHNVGAMSSYLFIIKSELPLVIGTFLDMDPEGDWFLKGNLLIIIVSVLIILPLALMRHLGYLGYTSGLSLTCMLFFLISVIYKKFQLGCAVGHNETEVERKSPPSLNTSCEAQMFTADSQMFYTVPIMAFAFVCHPEVLPIYTELCRPSKRRMQAVANVSIGAMFCMYALTATFGYLTFYSSVEAEMLHMYSQQDLLILCVRLAVLLAVTLTVPVVLFPIRRALQQLLFPSKAFSWPRHVAIALILLVLVNVLVICVPTIRDIFGVIGSTSAPSLIFILPSVFYLRIVPSEVEPLYSWPKIQALCFGILGVLFMAISLGFMFANWATGQSHVSGH; encoded by the exons ATGGAACTGCAGGATCCAAAGATGAACGGAGCCCTCCCTGGGGGTGCTGTGGA CTACAGGCAGGAGCACGAGGGCTTCCTGCCCAGCCATAGTCCTTCTCCTGGGAGGAAGCCAGCCCAGTTCATGGAT TTCGAGGGGAAGACATCGTTTGGAATGTCAGTGTTCAACCTCAGCAACGCCATCATGGGCAGCGGCATCCTGGGGCTGGCCTATGCCATGGCCCACACAGGGGTCCTCTTCTTCTT GGCCCTGCTGCTCTGCATCGCTCTTCTGTCTTCGTACTCCATCCATCTCCTGCTGACCTGTGCTGGTGTTGTAG gcatCCGAGCCTATGAACAGCTGGGACAGAGGGCGCTGGGGCCTGCGGGGAAGGTAGTGGTGGCCGCGGTCATCTGTCTGCACAATGTTGGGG CCATGTCCAGTTACCTGTTCATCATCAAATCCGAACTCCCCCTGGTTATCGGCACTTTCCTGGACATGGACCCTGAGGG GGACTGGTTCTTGAAGGGAAACCTCCTCATCATCATTGTCAGTGTGTTAATCATCCTGCCACTGGCCCTCATGAGACACTTGG GCTACCTGGGGTATACCAGTGGTCTCTCTCTGACCTGTATGCTATTTTTCCTCATTTCG gtCATCTATAAGAAGTTCCAGCTTGGGTGTGCTGTAGGCCACAATGAGACAGAAGTGGAGAGGAAGAGCCCCCCAAGCCTCAACACAAGCTGTGAGGCCCAGATGTTCACAGCTGACTCACAG ATGTTCTACACAGTGCCCATTATGGCTTTTGCTTTTGTCTGCCACCCTGAGGTGCTGCCCATCTACACAGAACTCTGCCG GCCCTCCAAGCGCAGAATGCAGGCCGTGGCCAACGTGTCCATTGGGGCCATGTTCTGCATGTATGCACTCACAGCGACCTTTGGCTACCTGACCTTCTACA GCAGCGTGGAGGCGGAGATGCTGCACATGTACAGCCAGCAGGATCTGCTCATCCTCTGTGTGCGCCTAGCTGTGCTGCTTGCGGTGACTCTCACTGTGCCAGTCGTGCTGTTCCCT ATCCGCCGGGCTCTGCAGCAGCTGCTCTTCCCAAGCAAGGCCTTCAGCTGGCCACGCCATGTGGCCATAGCCCTGATCCTCCTTGTCTTGGTCAACGTCCTCGTCATCTGCGTGCCAACTATCCGGGATATCTTTGGGGTTATCG GGTCCACCTCAGCCCCCAGCCTCATTTTCATCCTTCCCAGCGTCTTCTACCTCCGCATTGTACCCTCTGAGGTGGAGCCCCTCTACTCGTGGCCCAAGATCCAG GCTCTGTGTTTTGGTATCCTGGGGGTCCTCTTCATGGCGATCAGTCTAGGTTTCATGTTTGCCAACTGGGCCACAGGCCAGAGCCATGTATCTGGACACTGA
- the SLC38A5 gene encoding sodium-coupled neutral amino acid transporter 5 isoform X5, which yields MAISSAEGMELQDPKMNGALPGGAVDYRQEHEGFLPSHSPSPGRKPAQFMDFEGKTSFGMSVFNLSNAIMGSGILGLAYAMAHTGVLFFLALLLCIALLSSYSIHLLLTCAGVVGIRAYEQLGQRALGPAGKVVVAAVICLHNVGAMSSYLFIIKSELPLVIGTFLDMDPEGDWFLKGNLLIIIVSVLIILPLALMRHLGYLGYTSGLSLTCMLFFLISVIYKKFQLGCAVGHNETEVERKSPPSLNTSCEAQMFTADSQMFYTVPIMAFAFVCHPEVLPIYTELCRPSKRRMQAVANVSIGAMFCMYALTATFGYLTFYSSVEAEMLHMYSQQDLLILCVRLAVLLAVTLTVPVVLFPIRRALQQLLFPSKAFSWPRHVAIALILLVLVNVLVICVPTIRDIFGVIGSTSAPSLIFILPSVFYLRIVPSEVEPLYSWPKIQALCFGILGVLFMAISLGFMFANWATGQSHVSGH from the exons ATGGCCATCTCATCTGCTGAGGG GATGGAACTGCAGGATCCAAAGATGAACGGAGCCCTCCCTGGGGGTGCTGTGGA CTACAGGCAGGAGCACGAGGGCTTCCTGCCCAGCCATAGTCCTTCTCCTGGGAGGAAGCCAGCCCAGTTCATGGAT TTCGAGGGGAAGACATCGTTTGGAATGTCAGTGTTCAACCTCAGCAACGCCATCATGGGCAGCGGCATCCTGGGGCTGGCCTATGCCATGGCCCACACAGGGGTCCTCTTCTTCTT GGCCCTGCTGCTCTGCATCGCTCTTCTGTCTTCGTACTCCATCCATCTCCTGCTGACCTGTGCTGGTGTTGTAG gcatCCGAGCCTATGAACAGCTGGGACAGAGGGCGCTGGGGCCTGCGGGGAAGGTAGTGGTGGCCGCGGTCATCTGTCTGCACAATGTTGGGG CCATGTCCAGTTACCTGTTCATCATCAAATCCGAACTCCCCCTGGTTATCGGCACTTTCCTGGACATGGACCCTGAGGG GGACTGGTTCTTGAAGGGAAACCTCCTCATCATCATTGTCAGTGTGTTAATCATCCTGCCACTGGCCCTCATGAGACACTTGG GCTACCTGGGGTATACCAGTGGTCTCTCTCTGACCTGTATGCTATTTTTCCTCATTTCG gtCATCTATAAGAAGTTCCAGCTTGGGTGTGCTGTAGGCCACAATGAGACAGAAGTGGAGAGGAAGAGCCCCCCAAGCCTCAACACAAGCTGTGAGGCCCAGATGTTCACAGCTGACTCACAG ATGTTCTACACAGTGCCCATTATGGCTTTTGCTTTTGTCTGCCACCCTGAGGTGCTGCCCATCTACACAGAACTCTGCCG GCCCTCCAAGCGCAGAATGCAGGCCGTGGCCAACGTGTCCATTGGGGCCATGTTCTGCATGTATGCACTCACAGCGACCTTTGGCTACCTGACCTTCTACA GCAGCGTGGAGGCGGAGATGCTGCACATGTACAGCCAGCAGGATCTGCTCATCCTCTGTGTGCGCCTAGCTGTGCTGCTTGCGGTGACTCTCACTGTGCCAGTCGTGCTGTTCCCT ATCCGCCGGGCTCTGCAGCAGCTGCTCTTCCCAAGCAAGGCCTTCAGCTGGCCACGCCATGTGGCCATAGCCCTGATCCTCCTTGTCTTGGTCAACGTCCTCGTCATCTGCGTGCCAACTATCCGGGATATCTTTGGGGTTATCG GGTCCACCTCAGCCCCCAGCCTCATTTTCATCCTTCCCAGCGTCTTCTACCTCCGCATTGTACCCTCTGAGGTGGAGCCCCTCTACTCGTGGCCCAAGATCCAG GCTCTGTGTTTTGGTATCCTGGGGGTCCTCTTCATGGCGATCAGTCTAGGTTTCATGTTTGCCAACTGGGCCACAGGCCAGAGCCATGTATCTGGACACTGA
- the SLC38A5 gene encoding sodium-coupled neutral amino acid transporter 5 isoform X3 yields the protein MELQDPKMNGALPGGAVDYRQEHEGFLPSHSPSPGRKPAQFMDFEGKTSFGMSVFNLSNAIMGSGILGLAYAMAHTGVLFFFAICHRALLLCIALLSSYSIHLLLTCAGVVGIRAYEQLGQRALGPAGKVVVAAVICLHNVGAMSSYLFIIKSELPLVIGTFLDMDPEGDWFLKGNLLIIIVSVLIILPLALMRHLGYLGYTSGLSLTCMLFFLISVIYKKFQLGCAVGHNETEVERKSPPSLNTSCEAQMFTADSQMFYTVPIMAFAFVCHPEVLPIYTELCRPSKRRMQAVANVSIGAMFCMYALTATFGYLTFYSSVEAEMLHMYSQQDLLILCVRLAVLLAVTLTVPVVLFPIRRALQQLLFPSKAFSWPRHVAIALILLVLVNVLVICVPTIRDIFGVIGSTSAPSLIFILPSVFYLRIVPSEVEPLYSWPKIQALCFGILGVLFMAISLGFMFANWATGQSHVSGH from the exons ATGGAACTGCAGGATCCAAAGATGAACGGAGCCCTCCCTGGGGGTGCTGTGGA CTACAGGCAGGAGCACGAGGGCTTCCTGCCCAGCCATAGTCCTTCTCCTGGGAGGAAGCCAGCCCAGTTCATGGAT TTCGAGGGGAAGACATCGTTTGGAATGTCAGTGTTCAACCTCAGCAACGCCATCATGGGCAGCGGCATCCTGGGGCTGGCCTATGCCATGGCCCACACAGGGGTCCTCTTCTTCTT TGCCATCTGCCACAGGGCCCTGCTGCTCTGCATCGCTCTTCTGTCTTCGTACTCCATCCATCTCCTGCTGACCTGTGCTGGTGTTGTAG gcatCCGAGCCTATGAACAGCTGGGACAGAGGGCGCTGGGGCCTGCGGGGAAGGTAGTGGTGGCCGCGGTCATCTGTCTGCACAATGTTGGGG CCATGTCCAGTTACCTGTTCATCATCAAATCCGAACTCCCCCTGGTTATCGGCACTTTCCTGGACATGGACCCTGAGGG GGACTGGTTCTTGAAGGGAAACCTCCTCATCATCATTGTCAGTGTGTTAATCATCCTGCCACTGGCCCTCATGAGACACTTGG GCTACCTGGGGTATACCAGTGGTCTCTCTCTGACCTGTATGCTATTTTTCCTCATTTCG gtCATCTATAAGAAGTTCCAGCTTGGGTGTGCTGTAGGCCACAATGAGACAGAAGTGGAGAGGAAGAGCCCCCCAAGCCTCAACACAAGCTGTGAGGCCCAGATGTTCACAGCTGACTCACAG ATGTTCTACACAGTGCCCATTATGGCTTTTGCTTTTGTCTGCCACCCTGAGGTGCTGCCCATCTACACAGAACTCTGCCG GCCCTCCAAGCGCAGAATGCAGGCCGTGGCCAACGTGTCCATTGGGGCCATGTTCTGCATGTATGCACTCACAGCGACCTTTGGCTACCTGACCTTCTACA GCAGCGTGGAGGCGGAGATGCTGCACATGTACAGCCAGCAGGATCTGCTCATCCTCTGTGTGCGCCTAGCTGTGCTGCTTGCGGTGACTCTCACTGTGCCAGTCGTGCTGTTCCCT ATCCGCCGGGCTCTGCAGCAGCTGCTCTTCCCAAGCAAGGCCTTCAGCTGGCCACGCCATGTGGCCATAGCCCTGATCCTCCTTGTCTTGGTCAACGTCCTCGTCATCTGCGTGCCAACTATCCGGGATATCTTTGGGGTTATCG GGTCCACCTCAGCCCCCAGCCTCATTTTCATCCTTCCCAGCGTCTTCTACCTCCGCATTGTACCCTCTGAGGTGGAGCCCCTCTACTCGTGGCCCAAGATCCAG GCTCTGTGTTTTGGTATCCTGGGGGTCCTCTTCATGGCGATCAGTCTAGGTTTCATGTTTGCCAACTGGGCCACAGGCCAGAGCCATGTATCTGGACACTGA
- the SLC38A5 gene encoding sodium-coupled neutral amino acid transporter 5 isoform X1, whose protein sequence is MNTLRVSQLPVHVPSNKHMMELQDPKMNGALPGGAVDYRQEHEGFLPSHSPSPGRKPAQFMDFEGKTSFGMSVFNLSNAIMGSGILGLAYAMAHTGVLFFFAICHRALLLCIALLSSYSIHLLLTCAGVVGIRAYEQLGQRALGPAGKVVVAAVICLHNVGAMSSYLFIIKSELPLVIGTFLDMDPEGDWFLKGNLLIIIVSVLIILPLALMRHLGYLGYTSGLSLTCMLFFLISVIYKKFQLGCAVGHNETEVERKSPPSLNTSCEAQMFTADSQMFYTVPIMAFAFVCHPEVLPIYTELCRPSKRRMQAVANVSIGAMFCMYALTATFGYLTFYSSVEAEMLHMYSQQDLLILCVRLAVLLAVTLTVPVVLFPIRRALQQLLFPSKAFSWPRHVAIALILLVLVNVLVICVPTIRDIFGVIGSTSAPSLIFILPSVFYLRIVPSEVEPLYSWPKIQALCFGILGVLFMAISLGFMFANWATGQSHVSGH, encoded by the exons ATGAATACCCTGAGGGTATCTCAGCTACCTGTACATGTTCCCAGCAACAAACACAT GATGGAACTGCAGGATCCAAAGATGAACGGAGCCCTCCCTGGGGGTGCTGTGGA CTACAGGCAGGAGCACGAGGGCTTCCTGCCCAGCCATAGTCCTTCTCCTGGGAGGAAGCCAGCCCAGTTCATGGAT TTCGAGGGGAAGACATCGTTTGGAATGTCAGTGTTCAACCTCAGCAACGCCATCATGGGCAGCGGCATCCTGGGGCTGGCCTATGCCATGGCCCACACAGGGGTCCTCTTCTTCTT TGCCATCTGCCACAGGGCCCTGCTGCTCTGCATCGCTCTTCTGTCTTCGTACTCCATCCATCTCCTGCTGACCTGTGCTGGTGTTGTAG gcatCCGAGCCTATGAACAGCTGGGACAGAGGGCGCTGGGGCCTGCGGGGAAGGTAGTGGTGGCCGCGGTCATCTGTCTGCACAATGTTGGGG CCATGTCCAGTTACCTGTTCATCATCAAATCCGAACTCCCCCTGGTTATCGGCACTTTCCTGGACATGGACCCTGAGGG GGACTGGTTCTTGAAGGGAAACCTCCTCATCATCATTGTCAGTGTGTTAATCATCCTGCCACTGGCCCTCATGAGACACTTGG GCTACCTGGGGTATACCAGTGGTCTCTCTCTGACCTGTATGCTATTTTTCCTCATTTCG gtCATCTATAAGAAGTTCCAGCTTGGGTGTGCTGTAGGCCACAATGAGACAGAAGTGGAGAGGAAGAGCCCCCCAAGCCTCAACACAAGCTGTGAGGCCCAGATGTTCACAGCTGACTCACAG ATGTTCTACACAGTGCCCATTATGGCTTTTGCTTTTGTCTGCCACCCTGAGGTGCTGCCCATCTACACAGAACTCTGCCG GCCCTCCAAGCGCAGAATGCAGGCCGTGGCCAACGTGTCCATTGGGGCCATGTTCTGCATGTATGCACTCACAGCGACCTTTGGCTACCTGACCTTCTACA GCAGCGTGGAGGCGGAGATGCTGCACATGTACAGCCAGCAGGATCTGCTCATCCTCTGTGTGCGCCTAGCTGTGCTGCTTGCGGTGACTCTCACTGTGCCAGTCGTGCTGTTCCCT ATCCGCCGGGCTCTGCAGCAGCTGCTCTTCCCAAGCAAGGCCTTCAGCTGGCCACGCCATGTGGCCATAGCCCTGATCCTCCTTGTCTTGGTCAACGTCCTCGTCATCTGCGTGCCAACTATCCGGGATATCTTTGGGGTTATCG GGTCCACCTCAGCCCCCAGCCTCATTTTCATCCTTCCCAGCGTCTTCTACCTCCGCATTGTACCCTCTGAGGTGGAGCCCCTCTACTCGTGGCCCAAGATCCAG GCTCTGTGTTTTGGTATCCTGGGGGTCCTCTTCATGGCGATCAGTCTAGGTTTCATGTTTGCCAACTGGGCCACAGGCCAGAGCCATGTATCTGGACACTGA
- the SLC38A5 gene encoding sodium-coupled neutral amino acid transporter 5 isoform X2: MAISSAEGMELQDPKMNGALPGGAVDYRQEHEGFLPSHSPSPGRKPAQFMDFEGKTSFGMSVFNLSNAIMGSGILGLAYAMAHTGVLFFFAICHRALLLCIALLSSYSIHLLLTCAGVVGIRAYEQLGQRALGPAGKVVVAAVICLHNVGAMSSYLFIIKSELPLVIGTFLDMDPEGDWFLKGNLLIIIVSVLIILPLALMRHLGYLGYTSGLSLTCMLFFLISVIYKKFQLGCAVGHNETEVERKSPPSLNTSCEAQMFTADSQMFYTVPIMAFAFVCHPEVLPIYTELCRPSKRRMQAVANVSIGAMFCMYALTATFGYLTFYSSVEAEMLHMYSQQDLLILCVRLAVLLAVTLTVPVVLFPIRRALQQLLFPSKAFSWPRHVAIALILLVLVNVLVICVPTIRDIFGVIGSTSAPSLIFILPSVFYLRIVPSEVEPLYSWPKIQALCFGILGVLFMAISLGFMFANWATGQSHVSGH; the protein is encoded by the exons ATGGCCATCTCATCTGCTGAGGG GATGGAACTGCAGGATCCAAAGATGAACGGAGCCCTCCCTGGGGGTGCTGTGGA CTACAGGCAGGAGCACGAGGGCTTCCTGCCCAGCCATAGTCCTTCTCCTGGGAGGAAGCCAGCCCAGTTCATGGAT TTCGAGGGGAAGACATCGTTTGGAATGTCAGTGTTCAACCTCAGCAACGCCATCATGGGCAGCGGCATCCTGGGGCTGGCCTATGCCATGGCCCACACAGGGGTCCTCTTCTTCTT TGCCATCTGCCACAGGGCCCTGCTGCTCTGCATCGCTCTTCTGTCTTCGTACTCCATCCATCTCCTGCTGACCTGTGCTGGTGTTGTAG gcatCCGAGCCTATGAACAGCTGGGACAGAGGGCGCTGGGGCCTGCGGGGAAGGTAGTGGTGGCCGCGGTCATCTGTCTGCACAATGTTGGGG CCATGTCCAGTTACCTGTTCATCATCAAATCCGAACTCCCCCTGGTTATCGGCACTTTCCTGGACATGGACCCTGAGGG GGACTGGTTCTTGAAGGGAAACCTCCTCATCATCATTGTCAGTGTGTTAATCATCCTGCCACTGGCCCTCATGAGACACTTGG GCTACCTGGGGTATACCAGTGGTCTCTCTCTGACCTGTATGCTATTTTTCCTCATTTCG gtCATCTATAAGAAGTTCCAGCTTGGGTGTGCTGTAGGCCACAATGAGACAGAAGTGGAGAGGAAGAGCCCCCCAAGCCTCAACACAAGCTGTGAGGCCCAGATGTTCACAGCTGACTCACAG ATGTTCTACACAGTGCCCATTATGGCTTTTGCTTTTGTCTGCCACCCTGAGGTGCTGCCCATCTACACAGAACTCTGCCG GCCCTCCAAGCGCAGAATGCAGGCCGTGGCCAACGTGTCCATTGGGGCCATGTTCTGCATGTATGCACTCACAGCGACCTTTGGCTACCTGACCTTCTACA GCAGCGTGGAGGCGGAGATGCTGCACATGTACAGCCAGCAGGATCTGCTCATCCTCTGTGTGCGCCTAGCTGTGCTGCTTGCGGTGACTCTCACTGTGCCAGTCGTGCTGTTCCCT ATCCGCCGGGCTCTGCAGCAGCTGCTCTTCCCAAGCAAGGCCTTCAGCTGGCCACGCCATGTGGCCATAGCCCTGATCCTCCTTGTCTTGGTCAACGTCCTCGTCATCTGCGTGCCAACTATCCGGGATATCTTTGGGGTTATCG GGTCCACCTCAGCCCCCAGCCTCATTTTCATCCTTCCCAGCGTCTTCTACCTCCGCATTGTACCCTCTGAGGTGGAGCCCCTCTACTCGTGGCCCAAGATCCAG GCTCTGTGTTTTGGTATCCTGGGGGTCCTCTTCATGGCGATCAGTCTAGGTTTCATGTTTGCCAACTGGGCCACAGGCCAGAGCCATGTATCTGGACACTGA